The genomic stretch ACCCAGCAGCGTCCGCAGTCGGTTCAGCGTCCAGCGGGCAGCGTCGTGCTGCGCGGCGGGCAGGTGGGCCAGCGTCCAGACGCCCGGGGCGAGGATGGTCGCGCCGTCCTCGTTCGGCAGGCCGCCCTCTTCAATCAGCAGGGTCTTCAGGTGCGGGGCGTGCTCGGTCAGGGCCAGGGCCAGGGCGCTGCCCATGCGGCCTGCGCCGAGAATCAGCACATCGTGGGGGCCCTGCGGGTCGGTGCCGGGCGTGAAGGGCTGGCCGACGTGGGCCCACACGCGGCCAGGGGTGGGGGTGGTCATGCGGGCATGATCGCCCGTTCTCACGCGCCTGTCAGGCGGGCGGGGGTGGGCGTGCGTATACTCGATCTTGATCATGCGTTCATTTCTGCGTGTTGGCGCTGCGGTGTGCAGCGGGCTGCTGGCCTCTGGGGCGTCGGCGCTGAATGTGCGGGTGCTGGTGGCGGCGGCGCCGCAGCTGACCGTGCGGGTCGCGGCGCCCGCCCCGGCGCCGGGCGCCCTGAGTGTGCCGGGCGCGCCCGGGGCGGCGCCGCTGCCGGTGCAGGCGTGGACGGTGGGGGTCAGCGGCACGCAGCTGACCCTGAACGGCCAGCCGACCGGGAACGCCAGCCTGTACCTGCCGCCCAGCGCAGGGAGCGTCGTGGAGATCGCCGGGAAGGCGTACCGGGGCGGCGTGCAGCTGCGTGCCGAGTCGGGCGGCGTGCAGGGCATCAACGTCGTGGATCTGGAGGACTACCTGCGGGGCGTGGTCCCGGCCGAGATGCCCGCGTCGTGGCCGTCGGCGGCGGTGCAGGCGCAGGCGGTCATCGCGCGCACGTACGTCACGGCGCGCATCAACCCCGCCACGCCGTACGACACCTGCGCCACCGAGACCTGTCAGGTGTACGGCGGGATCGCCGCCGAGAAGCCCCTGGCGGACGCCGCGATCGCCGCGACGCGCGCGCAGGTCGTGGCGTTCGGCGGGAAGGCGGCCAGCACGTATTTCAGCAGTGACAGCGGGGGCTTCACGGCGTCCAGCGGCGAGGTCTGGGGTAAGGACCTGCCGTATCTGGTGGCCAAGGCCGATCCGTTCTCGGCGGGCAGTCCGCGCGCCCGCTGGCAGCTCGAAGTCCCCGTGGCCCGCGTGCAGCAGGCGGCCGGGAACGCCGGGGTGCGCGTCGGCGCCCTCAGGAGCGTGACGGTTACGCGGGTCAGCGAGTCGGGCCGCCCGCTGGAGATCACGTTCGTGGGCGCCTCGGGCAGCGGGAAACTGACCGGGGCCAGCGCCGGGGGCTTCGTGCGGGCGCTGGGCGCGTCCGGCACGCGCGTGACCCTTGCGGGCCTGAACCCGCTGGTGCTGTCCGGCAGCGGCAGCGGGCACGGCGTGGGCCTCTCGCAGTACGGGGCGCTGGGTCTGGCGAACGCCGGGTACAGCCACCTGCACGTCCTGGGCTTTTACTACCCCGGCACGCAGCTGGCCACCCTGACCGGTGACGCGGGCCCGGCCCGCGCGGCCCTGACCATGCAGGCGGCGCTGCCGGTGCCGCCCCTGGCGCAGGTCTGGGCCGCCGTCCACGCGCAGCAGGGGTCGGACCTGCTGGCCGCCGCCCCCGGGTTCACGCCATGACCCGCGCCGCGACCCGCGCTGCTCGCCGCCGGGGCACGCGGGTCCGCGCGGCGCTGCTCGCGCTGGGCCTGCTGGCGCTGGGCGGCGCGCAGGCCCGCACGGTGAAGATCGTCTCGGCCGACACGCTGGAACTGCGGCAGGTGGACGGCCAGGAACTCGTGGTGATCAGCGGCGAGAACGTGGAACTGCGCGTCGACGACGACGTGGTCCGGGCCAGGCGCGTGGAGTTCAACCGCACGCGGCGCACCCTGACCCTGATCGGCGCCGCCTCGTACCGCAGCGCGAAGGACGGCGAGGACCTGCGGGGCGAGAACCTCGTCGTGGAACTCGGCAAGGAGCAGGTGAGCGGTGAGGATGTCCTGATCAGCGACGCCCGCCTGGAAATCCGCGGGCAGGAGGTGGACCGTATTCCGGGGCAGCTGCGCGCCACGGGCGGGTACTTCACGACCTGCGCCCGCTGTGGCCGCACGCCCAACGATTACGCGTTCCGCGCCGAGCGGCTGATCGTGTACCCCGGCGACCGGCTGGTCGCGTACAACGCGCAGCTGCTCCTGGCCGACATTCCCGTGCTGTTCCTGCCGGTGCTCGTGCTGCCCCTGAACGACCGTGACCGCCAGCCGCGCCTGGAGGTCGGCCGGGACGCCGTGGACGGCCTGACCGTCCTGGCCGACCTGCCGTTCAGTGTGGGCGGCAACACGCTGGGCACCACCCGGCTGCGCTACTACCAGAACCGCACGCCCAGCGTCGGCGCGGGCGTGACGCTGCGTTCGTACGCGCCGCTGCCGTTCGTGGACCGCGTGGACCTGGACCTGCTGGCCGAGCCGCGCCTGGTGGGGCAGGCCGGGCGGGACGTGAACCTGGATTTCGGCGTGAAGGGCCGCGTGCCCCTGGCGCTGGCGGTGCGGGATCTGGATTACAGCCTGAACGTGACCCGGCGCGACATCGGCCGGGGTGCCACCGACCCGCAGCGCGGCCTGACGGACGTGCAGTTCCGGGCCAGCGTGGAGTACCCGCTGTTCACGGCGGCGCTGGACTACGTGGACCGCTTCGGCCCGGCGCCCACGACCGCGCTGGATAGCACCAAGACTCTGAAGCGCCCCGAGGTGACGGTGGACCCCAAGCCGTACACGAACGGCCCGTTCAGCGCGGACGTGAAGATCACGGCCGGGAATTACACCGGGCAGAGCAACCCCCGCTCGCCCAGTGCCACCGCGCAGGGCGTGAACATCACCACCAGCCGCCTGGAGGAACAGCACAGCCTCGCGTACACCGTGAAACCCTGGCGGGACGCGGACCTGAGCCTGAGCAACACCTTCACCGGGCGGTACTACGGCACCGGGGCGCGCACCGTGCAGCTGGACGTGACCGGCACCCTCACGCAGCGCTGGGCGGGGTCGAACACCTTCAGCGTGACCGCGAAGTACCTGCGGACCGAGGGCACCAGCCCCTTCGCGTTCGACGCGCTCTCGGGCCGTCTACTGTCCGCGCCGGTCAGCCTGAACCTGTCCACCGTTCCGGTCAGGGACGTGAGTTTCGGCGTGTCGTACTCGCGGGACCTGTTCCTGAGGGGCGAGCAGCAGGGCAACGCCACCTTCAGCCTGGGCGTGAACCGCCGGCCCCTGAGCCTGACCGCCAGCGCGCAGGTCAACCCGGACAAACGCACCCTGGAGGACGTGACGTTCAACGCCACCCTGGCCGACCCGGACAGCGGCAAGGTGACCGTCACGCCCGCGCAGCCCGCCACCGCGACCACCCCGGCCCGCCCGGCCACCACGACCCGCACGAGCGCGTGGCCCGCCCCGAACCTCAGCCTGAGCGCGTCGGGTGGGTACGCCCTGGCGACCGGGCCCAAACCGCTGACCGTCACAGCGACCGTGACCGGCGACGTGCGCAGCAACCTCTTCAGCGTGGCCGTCACGCACAACGTCCGCACGCCGGAGATCACGTCCGTGGCGGTGCGCTACAACCTGACCCGCACGCAGGACACCGTCCTGAACGCCCTGAGCGTCAGTGGCGACGAGACCCTGAACCCGGTGACGGGGCAGCTCAGCGGCAGCCTGACGGCCCTGTGGCGCGGCCAGTACCAGTTCAGGACGTCCCACAGCCTGCTGCTGCAACGCCCGGACACCGCCACCAGCAGCGGCACCCTGGATTTCAGCGTCGGCACGGTCAGCGGCAGCCGCGACAGCTGGACCGTCAAGTACGGCGGCGCGTACGACCTGCGCCGGGGGGGATTCACCGCCCCGCAACTGAGTGGAGAACTGACCCGCACCCGCAGCGGCCAGAGCCTCGCCGTGACCGCCGTGATGAACACCCCCGGCCTGGACCAGAAACGCACTGAACTGACCCGCGTGCAGCTGAGCGGCGCCGCGCAGTTCGGCAGCCGCTTCTGGGTGTCGGGCAGCGCCCTGTACACCCGCACGCGGGCGGCGCTCCCGAACGACATCGCCACCGACACCCTGCAACTCAGCCCGCTGCGCGTGAACCTGGGCCTGGGCCGCGCGGGCGAACGCCCCGGTGCGTACCTGACCGGCACCCTGACGCAGAGTTTCACCTGGGTGGACGGCGTGCGCCAGACGCCGGGCCCGCTGACGCCCGTGTTCGGGTTGACCATCGACCGCTGCTGCTGGGCCCTGCAGGCCGAGGCGGACCTCGTGAACCGCCGCTACCGGATCGCGGTGGGCCTGCCCGGCCAGACGGGGTACCCGCTGTTCGAACTCACGCCGGGCGGCGCGAGCGTCCCGCTGCTCTCCCCACCCTGACCCGATCCGCCTGACTCTACGGAGGTGCCCCCCATGCGCCGACTCCTGCTCCTGACCGCCCTGACCGCCGCCCTCCTGACCGCCTGCACCGGCACCGAGGAGGTGACGTACGCCGTGCAGCTGAACGTCCTGACCGACACGGACACCTCGGGCCGCGCCACTGGGCTGCGCGCCCTGAACTCCGACGGCGGCCCCGTGAACACCGTGACCGTCACGGGCGGCGTGCAGGTGCTGCCCACCAGCAGCACGCGGCGCGTCATCACCGTCCGCACCGACGCTGCCGAGACCCGCGCGCCCGACGGCAGCGACCCGCAGCCGTTCGCGGACCCCGGCTTCACGCCCTGCTACACGCGCGCCGCGCAGGACGCGGGCCGCTCCCGGCTGCTGCTGCTCAGCGAGTGCAGCGGTGTGCAGCGCGCCGCGCTGTTCGACAGTGCCAGCCGCACGCTGGTCTGGTCGGCCCTGCTGCCCACCTACCTGCCGCCCGTCACCACGACCGACACGCCCCCCACCCGGCTGGCCGTGCAGGGCGACGTGGGCCTGATCACCCGCGCCCGCCTGAACGGCGGCAGCGAGGTCATCCGCGTGGCGGTCCCCGCCGCGGGCGGCAGCGCCGAGGCCAGCGTGCCGCTGGCGATCCCGGCCGTGTTCGACCTCGCGCCGTACGGGGGGCGCGTCCTTGCCGCCACCGCGACCGGCATCCAGGCCCTGAAGACCACCGGGGAGCCCGACAGCGCCACGACCCTCGCCCCGTTCGGCGGCACCCGCTACGACCGGCTGTGGACGGGCGGCGCCAGCGGCACCCTCCTCGCCGCGTGGCGCAGCAACGTTCTGGCGGGCACCGGCGACACCCCCCTGCGGCTGTGGGACGGCGCGGCCACGACTGCCGTCACGGTCGCGACCCTGTCCGACATCCGCGACCTGACGCTGCCCAGCGACGGAAAGGCGTACGTGCTCGCCGGGCAGAACCTGAACCGCTATGACGTCACGCTGGGCCTCTCGACCGGCAACTGGGCCCCCAGGACCCTGACCACCCTGACCGCGCCGTTGAGCATCGCCTGGACGGTCCCGCCCACGACCCCCTGACCTCCGGCAGGCGTCAGCGCCCCCGGGGAACGGCGACGTCCTCCTGTGGGGTGGGGACGGGAGGCGCGGGCAGGCGCAGCGTGACCTGACGGGCGCGGGTGTGCGCCAGCGTCCAGGCGCGGGGGTCGCGTTCCCTTGCGTAGTGGTCCCGCAGGTATCGGGTCAGCGAGGAGGCCCCGATGCACTCCGGTACGTCGCTCGCGCCGGGGTTGGGCGTGCAGTCGGTCAGCACGTCCAGGTGCGCTGCGAGGACCGGGACGGCTCCCGCGCCCAGGCGCAGCAGTTCGCCAGGGTTCGCCCGCTGCGGCTCGGTGCGCTGCGCGTTCGTGACGCCCGACAGGTCCCGCGTGATGTTCACCCGCGCGATCAGGCCCGCCGGGTTCAGCGCGGTCGTGACGAGCAGCGTGCCCAGCCCGAGCAGCAGGGCCGGGTACGCGAAACGGCTCGCCCGGTCCCGCCAGAGGGTCACGGCCAGCCACGCCAGGGTCAGCGTCACCCACACGAGGAACGCGGCGCCCAGCACGCGCGTCTCGCTCAGGCCGTATGCCTGGGTGTACAGCACCCAGCGCTGCGCGGCGGACGCCAGGATCACCGTCAGCGGCAGCAGCACGGCCGCGTTCAGTGCGCGGAAGGCCGGGCGGCGGCGGGACTCGGGGGTGCTCAGCGCGTACGCGACGCGCAGCACGGCGGCGGTCAGGAGGGCCACGGTCATCAGTTGCCCGAAGCCCTCGCGGATGAACGCCGCGTACGTCTGCCCGTCGGGCAGCGCGCCGCCCAGCAGCAGCGGCAGCTGCCGCGCCGCGAACGCCGTGAACAGCAGCGCCAGCGCGCCCAGCGGCACGCCCGTCTCGATCAGGCCCAGGCGGCCCTCGCGCGGGGCGGGGGGGAAGACGCTGGGCCGCGCGGCGAGCAGCGCGCCGTACACCAGCCCGCCGGTCAGGATCAGCCAGCCGATCAGGTGCCCCAGGGTGCTGATGGACCGGTCGAGGTTCACGTCCAGGCTCAGCAGCGCCTCCAGCGCCCGCGCGAACGACGCGTCCGCCCCGGCCAGCAGCGGCGCGAACACCGCGAGCAGCGGCACGGTCAGCAGCGCGCCCACACCCACCCGGCCCCAGGTGCGCGGGGCGGCAGGGGCGGGTTTCAGGTGCGCCCACGGAAAACGGTCGAGCAGCACCGCCAGCCCGTAGATGACGTGAATGCAGCTGCTCAGCGCCGCGCCCAGCCCGTCCAGCACGCCTGCCCGCGCCAGCCCCGGGAAGCGCAGCGCCGCCGAGCCCAGCCCCAGGCACAGCGTCAACGCCAGCGCGTTCAGGAAGCCCAGGTCGGGTGTGGGGTCCCACAGCGTGAACGTCACGCCGAACAGGGCGGCCAGCGCCAGCAGCGTCACCCCTTCACGGCTGGGGGGCGTGCCCTCGCGCCGCGCCCGCCACGTCACCACGCCCAGGTACAGGGCCGTCCACACCGCCAGATTCAGCCCGAACGCGCCGCTCGCGCCCTCGGTCAGCAGCAGCGCGGCCAGGGCCAGTCCGGCGGCGGTCAGCAGCGGCCACGCCAGCCTCGGCGCGGCGGGCGAGGGGGCCTGGGGGACATCGGCGGGCGCACCGGGGAGGGTCATGTGCGCACCGTACTCACCCTGCCCTCACGCGGCGTCCACCGGACGGACTACAGCGAAAGGAGGAGAAGCCCCCCTCCCTCCCGGCCGGGCCGGGCGCTACCCGCCGCGGGCGAAGCGGCGTTCCAGCAGGCGCTGCACGACCTCCAGCAGGCTGCTGACCGCCCAGTAGATCAGCGCCGCCGCCAGGTACGGCCCGAACGGCTCGAAGGTCCGCGCGATGACCAGCTGCGCGCTCCGGAGCAACTCCACGACCGTGATCACGCTCACCAGTGACGTGTCCTTCACCAGCCCGATCAGGGTGTTGCTCAGGCTGGGCAGCGCCACGCGCGCCGCCTGCGGCAGGATGATCAGCCGCATGGTCTGCGCGCCGCTCAGGCCCAGGCTGGTCGCGGCCTCCCGCTGCCCCTTCGGGATACTGAGGATCGCGGCGCGCATCGTCTCCGAGAGGTACGCGGCGGCGTTCAGCGTCAGGGCGATCACGCCGCCCGCGACGGGATTCAGCGTGACGCCCAGGCTGGGCAGGCCGTAGTAGATGACGAAGATCTGCACGAGCAGCGGCGTGCCGCGCATGAACGACACGTACAGGCTGCTCAGGCCCCGCACCCAGCCCAGGCGCGACAGCCGAGCCAGCGCGACCAGGAACCCCAGCGGGAGGCCCAGCACCATCGCGCCCAGCGCGAAGCCCAGCGTGACGGGCAGCGCGCCCAGCAGGGTCGGCAGGGACGTCCAGGCGCTCTGGAGGACAAGTTGCAGCTGTTCGGTGTTCATGGGTCTCCCTGGCACGGCGCTGGGCCACGGGCGGTGGTGACCGCGTCCATGGCCCAGCGCTCACGGCTCTGAGCTTAAGGCTTGCTGACGTCCTGACCGAACCACTTGCGGCTGATCTTGGCGTACGTGCCGTCCGCCTTGAGTTGCAGCAGGGCCCTGTCCACAGCCGTTTTCAGGCTGGTGTTGCTCTTCTTCAGGGCGATGCCGACCGCTTCGGGGTCCCCGATGACGCCCGCGCCGCGCACGGGGAGGTTCTGGGACTTGATGAGGTACCCGACGAGCAGGCGGTCGTTGTATGCGGCGTCCAGGCGGCCCGCGGCGAGGTCCGCGAGGTACTCGGGCGCGCCGGGGTACGTGACGACGTTGATGCCACCCGCGTCCCGCAGCTGCTTCTCGAAGTTGCTGCCCAAGCCCACGCCCACGCGTTTACCCTTCAGGTCCGCGAGGGTCTTCGGAGCGAAGCTGCCGGTCTTCTTCACGATGATCTGCGGGCTGGAGTACGCGTAAGGCTTGCTGAAGCCGATGGTCTTCTGGCGTTCGGCGGTGATGCCGACCTGGTTGACGATCACGTCGTACTTGTTCGCCTGGAGTCCGGCCAGGATGCCGCTCCATTCGGTCAGGACGAACTCGGCCTTCAGGCCCAGCTTGGCCGCGACGGCCCGGGCGATGTCCACGTCGAAGCCGGTGAGGTTGCCCTTGTCGTCCTTGTACGTGAAGGGGGCGTAGGTGCCTTCCATGCCGATCTTCAGCACGCCTTTTTGCAGGGTGCTGGGGGCGGCGGCGTGGGCGCTGCCGAGGCCGAGGGTCAGGGCGAGCAGGGGCAGAATGACGTGTTTCATGGGACTCCTTGGAGGGCTGCCGGGGCAGCCGGGTGGGTGGGGTGGAGGTGCGGCGGGGGCGGGGCCTCCGCGCTGGTTCCAATAGCGTACAACTTCGGTCAACTAATAGATAGTGTCGTGTCTACACTATCCGGCCGGGGTGCCCTACCTGTCTCCAACGTCACCGGGCGGAACCTCGTGCGCGGGTACGGTTGCCCCGCCCCCCGCCCTCTACACTCGGCGCATGGCCTTTCCGGACATCCAGAGTTTCATGCGCCTCCTCGAGCAGCGCGGCGAACTGCTCCGCGTCACGACCCCGGTCAGCCGCGAGCTGGAAATCACCGAGATCGCCGACCGCATGGTCAAACAGGGCGGCCCGGCCCTGCTGTTCGAGAACGTCACCGGCAGCGACTACCCGGTCGCCATCGGCCTGCTGGGCACCAAGGAGCGCGTGGCGCTCGCCCTCGGCGTGGAGGATCTCGACGGACTGGCCGAGAAGGTCCGGAATCTCATCGACCTGTCCGGCGGCGGCAGCAAACTGGGCCTGCTGAGCAACGTCACGAAACTCCGCGACGCCATGAACCTCCCCCCACGCCGCGTCCGCAACGCCCCCGCGCAGGAGGTCGTGTGGCACGGCGACGAGGTGGACCTCTCGAAGATCCCGGTCCTGAAGTGCTGGCCCCTTGACGGTGGCCCGTTCGTCACGCTGCCCCTCGTGATCACGAAGGACCCGGAGACCGGCGAGCGCAACATGGGGATGTACCGCGTGCAGGTCATGAGCCGGAACACGACCGGTATGCACTGGCAGCGGCACAAGACTGGCACCAAACACCTGGAGAAGGCGAAGAAGCTCGGGAAGAGGCTGGAGGTCGCGGTCGCCATCGGCGGAGACCCGGCCCTGATCTACGCCGCCACCGCGCCCCTGCCGCCCGTGCCAGGCCTGGACGAATTTGCGCTGGCCGGGTACCTGCGCGGCCAGCGCTACCCCGTCGCCAGGGGGATCACGGTGGATCTGGACGTGCCCGCCAACGCCGAGTTCGTGCTGGAAGGCTACGTGGACC from Deinococcus soli (ex Cha et al. 2016) encodes the following:
- a CDS encoding SpoIID/LytB domain-containing protein; this encodes MRSFLRVGAAVCSGLLASGASALNVRVLVAAAPQLTVRVAAPAPAPGALSVPGAPGAAPLPVQAWTVGVSGTQLTLNGQPTGNASLYLPPSAGSVVEIAGKAYRGGVQLRAESGGVQGINVVDLEDYLRGVVPAEMPASWPSAAVQAQAVIARTYVTARINPATPYDTCATETCQVYGGIAAEKPLADAAIAATRAQVVAFGGKAASTYFSSDSGGFTASSGEVWGKDLPYLVAKADPFSAGSPRARWQLEVPVARVQQAAGNAGVRVGALRSVTVTRVSESGRPLEITFVGASGSGKLTGASAGGFVRALGASGTRVTLAGLNPLVLSGSGSGHGVGLSQYGALGLANAGYSHLHVLGFYYPGTQLATLTGDAGPARAALTMQAALPVPPLAQVWAAVHAQQGSDLLAAAPGFTP
- a CDS encoding DUF4153 domain-containing protein; the encoded protein is MTLPGAPADVPQAPSPAAPRLAWPLLTAAGLALAALLLTEGASGAFGLNLAVWTALYLGVVTWRARREGTPPSREGVTLLALAALFGVTFTLWDPTPDLGFLNALALTLCLGLGSAALRFPGLARAGVLDGLGAALSSCIHVIYGLAVLLDRFPWAHLKPAPAAPRTWGRVGVGALLTVPLLAVFAPLLAGADASFARALEALLSLDVNLDRSISTLGHLIGWLILTGGLVYGALLAARPSVFPPAPREGRLGLIETGVPLGALALLFTAFAARQLPLLLGGALPDGQTYAAFIREGFGQLMTVALLTAAVLRVAYALSTPESRRRPAFRALNAAVLLPLTVILASAAQRWVLYTQAYGLSETRVLGAAFLVWVTLTLAWLAVTLWRDRASRFAYPALLLGLGTLLVTTALNPAGLIARVNITRDLSGVTNAQRTEPQRANPGELLRLGAGAVPVLAAHLDVLTDCTPNPGASDVPECIGASSLTRYLRDHYARERDPRAWTLAHTRARQVTLRLPAPPVPTPQEDVAVPRGR
- a CDS encoding amino acid ABC transporter permease, which gives rise to MNTEQLQLVLQSAWTSLPTLLGALPVTLGFALGAMVLGLPLGFLVALARLSRLGWVRGLSSLYVSFMRGTPLLVQIFVIYYGLPSLGVTLNPVAGGVIALTLNAAAYLSETMRAAILSIPKGQREAATSLGLSGAQTMRLIILPQAARVALPSLSNTLIGLVKDTSLVSVITVVELLRSAQLVIARTFEPFGPYLAAALIYWAVSSLLEVVQRLLERRFARGG
- a CDS encoding transporter substrate-binding domain-containing protein — protein: MKHVILPLLALTLGLGSAHAAAPSTLQKGVLKIGMEGTYAPFTYKDDKGNLTGFDVDIARAVAAKLGLKAEFVLTEWSGILAGLQANKYDVIVNQVGITAERQKTIGFSKPYAYSSPQIIVKKTGSFAPKTLADLKGKRVGVGLGSNFEKQLRDAGGINVVTYPGAPEYLADLAAGRLDAAYNDRLLVGYLIKSQNLPVRGAGVIGDPEAVGIALKKSNTSLKTAVDRALLQLKADGTYAKISRKWFGQDVSKP